One region of Citrus sinensis cultivar Valencia sweet orange chromosome 6, DVS_A1.0, whole genome shotgun sequence genomic DNA includes:
- the LOC127902978 gene encoding methyl-CpG-binding domain-containing protein 5-like: MSSVFQMNVQFYYKPGTNKQFRSFKEVEKHLQSKGQNINRITPNALQENDRKKLETPPVAGLTKDAAGSSNPDPESSNQQPKRRRKIGAKAKRFKFDFKNRPEEVTWVLADAYTNNWSAFIGQEKFSNDTQQTWSKTLMEINNPENQDHNNKKRY, from the exons ATGTCGAGTGTGTTTCAAATGAATGTGCAGTTTTACTATAAGCCGGGAACAAACAAGCAGTTCAGATCATTTAAAGAAGTCGAGAAGCACTTACAGTCAAAAGGACAAAATATTAATCGAATTACTCCTAACGCATTGCAAGAAAATGACCGGAAGAAGCTTGAGACACCGCCGGTAGCTGGCCTTACCAAA GATGCTGCTGGGAGCTCTAATCCTGACCCTGAATCAAGCAACCAACAGCCAAAGAGGAGGAGGAAGATCGGTGCTAAAGCGAAACGTTTtaaatttgactttaaaaacCGGCCTGAAGAAGTTACATGGGTTCTTGCCGATGCTTATACCAACAATTGGTCAGCCTTTATTGGACAAGAGAAGTTTTCAAATGACACGCAGCAGACTTGGTCTAAAACTCTTATGGAGATCAATAACCCAGAGAATCAAGatcataataacaaaaaac gtTATTAA